The Thermanaerovibrio acidaminovorans DSM 6589 genome contains a region encoding:
- the rsmG gene encoding 16S rRNA (guanine(527)-N(7))-methyltransferase RsmG, with amino-acid sequence MSFHLVKENEGNLRRYGALLASGNSKVRLTGTAGEEDLWEQHIVDCGALVSLLPRGARVIDVGTGGGLPGMVWALCRSDVGVTLLDSVGKKCAAVEEMARMMGLEPHRVQVVCSRSEEFARLNREVYDVACARALSEAPVLAELLSPLVAVGGMVWAMKGPRCEEELAPGEGRWGELGLSDPEVLDYDLGDRHRKLVIWRKISPCPDRYPRRPGMAEKRPWYR; translated from the coding sequence ATGTCGTTTCACCTTGTGAAGGAGAACGAGGGCAACTTGAGGCGCTACGGGGCGTTGCTGGCCTCGGGGAACTCCAAGGTCCGTCTCACGGGGACCGCAGGCGAGGAGGACCTATGGGAGCAGCACATAGTGGACTGCGGGGCCCTGGTGTCCCTGTTGCCCCGGGGGGCCAGGGTTATCGACGTGGGGACCGGCGGTGGGCTCCCGGGAATGGTGTGGGCCCTGTGCAGGTCCGACGTGGGGGTAACACTCCTGGACAGCGTGGGCAAGAAGTGCGCCGCCGTGGAGGAGATGGCCCGGATGATGGGGCTGGAACCCCACCGGGTCCAGGTGGTCTGCTCCAGGTCCGAGGAGTTCGCAAGACTTAACCGCGAGGTATACGACGTGGCCTGCGCCAGGGCGCTGAGCGAGGCGCCGGTTCTGGCGGAGCTCCTGTCCCCCCTGGTGGCGGTGGGGGGAATGGTGTGGGCCATGAAGGGACCCAGATGCGAGGAGGAGCTGGCCCCCGGGGAGGGCCGGTGGGGTGAGCTGGGCCTGTCGGACCCGGAGGTGTTGGACTACGACCTGGGGGACCGACACAGGAAGCTGGTGATATGGCGCAAGATCTCCCCGTGTCCCGACAGGTACCCCCGGAGACCCGGCATGGCGGAGAAGAGGCCCTGGTACCGGTAA
- a CDS encoding metallophosphoesterase codes for MSRLTPLSRPFRGLAWFPLLLLLLLLIPQGANGAVRGLNHINLDSILSTPVEGELRFLVVGDTRGPGSRFRFLVPQMREDQGLFVIHLGDLTNRGTQGEYREALELLRSIRKPFLVVIGNHELVDRGRGRFEDIFGSWRDRAFVLGGALLVLLDNADGRPLSEERLRWLDRELASHPGPKMVFMHQPLFDPRPGKSHAMDERGAREMLEVLKRHRVDRVFASHVHAFFQGDWDGVPYTISGGGGASLYSRDPESGFHHYHRVTVGPGGVRVETVPLGGYVR; via the coding sequence GTGTCCCGCTTGACTCCGCTTTCAAGGCCCTTCAGGGGCCTGGCATGGTTCCCGCTCCTTCTCCTCCTTCTCCTCCTTATCCCCCAGGGGGCCAATGGGGCGGTCAGGGGGCTTAACCACATCAACCTGGACTCCATCCTGTCCACCCCGGTGGAGGGGGAGCTCAGGTTCCTGGTGGTGGGGGACACCAGGGGGCCCGGCAGCCGTTTCCGGTTCCTGGTGCCCCAGATGAGGGAGGACCAGGGGCTCTTCGTGATCCACCTGGGGGACCTGACCAACCGGGGCACCCAGGGGGAGTACCGGGAGGCGCTGGAGCTCCTCCGGTCCATCCGCAAGCCCTTCCTGGTGGTGATTGGCAACCATGAGCTGGTGGACCGGGGGCGGGGGCGCTTCGAGGACATCTTCGGGTCCTGGCGGGACCGGGCCTTCGTTCTGGGGGGTGCCCTCCTGGTCCTGCTGGACAACGCGGATGGAAGGCCCCTGTCGGAGGAGCGCCTTCGGTGGCTGGACCGGGAGCTGGCTTCCCACCCGGGGCCCAAGATGGTTTTCATGCACCAGCCCCTCTTCGATCCCAGGCCAGGCAAGAGCCACGCCATGGATGAGCGGGGGGCCAGGGAGATGTTGGAGGTCCTGAAGCGCCACCGGGTGGACCGGGTCTTCGCCAGCCACGTGCACGCCTTCTTCCAGGGGGACTGGGATGGGGTCCCCTACACCATCTCCGGCGGCGGGGGGGCTAGCCTCTACAGCCGGGACCCGGAGAGCGGCTTCCACCACTACCACCGGGTTACGGTGGGCCCGGGGGGCGTTAGGGTCGAGACCGTGCCCCTTGGGGGGTACGTCAGGTGA
- a CDS encoding HDOD domain-containing protein: MGLVSIENVRPGMVLASELRAPDGRVMLGKGVTIEDRHIRMLRLWGIPVADVEGYEDRAIAEEEGVREEALRKARALVSRWMNPGTAFEEEIFAQAVREVGQRIAKEGSVPSAWIPYPPAEVPKVTLGDMGVGVPAMRHLVRQHVRLSSFPAIYFKLREVIESPVSSASKIAEVVSKDPALTVRLLRLVNSSYYGFPKRIDSIQRAVAIVGTNQLTALAMAVSAVGAFKGIPSSRIDVESFWEHSISCAVICRVIAFTLRMPNEEQFFLSGLLHDVGRLVLFAKVPWVMKSLMDLALYEGVPMHRVEERHLGFHHGSMGEALLKEWNIPDFIRTMVGGHHSPDESDLPRESAVVHLADAMALALRWGNSGSHLVPTLSQRGLDMLEIPPEALPAMVSQARRQIAEIRRIFLI, translated from the coding sequence GTGGGACTGGTCTCCATCGAGAACGTAAGGCCCGGCATGGTGCTGGCCTCGGAGCTAAGGGCCCCGGACGGCAGGGTCATGTTGGGCAAGGGGGTCACCATAGAGGATCGGCACATACGGATGCTTCGCCTGTGGGGGATCCCCGTCGCAGACGTGGAGGGCTACGAGGACCGGGCCATTGCCGAGGAGGAAGGGGTCAGGGAAGAGGCTTTGAGGAAGGCCAGGGCCCTGGTCTCCCGATGGATGAATCCCGGAACGGCCTTTGAGGAGGAGATCTTTGCCCAGGCGGTTAGGGAGGTGGGGCAGCGGATCGCCAAGGAGGGATCGGTCCCATCCGCCTGGATACCCTATCCCCCCGCGGAGGTGCCAAAGGTGACCCTGGGTGACATGGGGGTGGGTGTGCCCGCCATGCGGCACCTGGTGAGACAGCACGTGCGGCTGTCTTCCTTCCCCGCCATATACTTCAAGCTCCGGGAGGTGATCGAGTCCCCGGTGAGCTCCGCCTCCAAGATAGCCGAGGTGGTGAGCAAGGACCCGGCCCTCACGGTGCGGTTGCTGCGGCTGGTGAACAGCTCCTACTACGGCTTCCCCAAGAGGATCGACTCCATCCAGCGGGCGGTGGCCATAGTGGGAACCAATCAGCTCACCGCCCTGGCCATGGCGGTGAGCGCCGTTGGGGCCTTCAAGGGGATCCCATCCTCCAGGATCGACGTGGAGTCCTTCTGGGAGCACTCCATATCCTGTGCGGTGATCTGCCGGGTCATAGCCTTCACGTTGAGGATGCCCAACGAGGAGCAGTTCTTCCTCTCCGGGCTGCTTCACGATGTGGGGCGCCTGGTGCTCTTCGCCAAGGTGCCCTGGGTCATGAAGTCCCTGATGGACCTGGCGCTGTACGAGGGTGTCCCCATGCACCGGGTGGAGGAGCGGCACCTGGGGTTCCACCACGGCTCTATGGGGGAGGCGCTACTCAAGGAGTGGAACATACCGGACTTCATCCGGACCATGGTGGGTGGACACCACTCCCCGGACGAGTCGGACCTTCCCAGGGAGTCAGCGGTGGTGCATCTGGCGGACGCCATGGCCCTGGCCCTCCGGTGGGGCAACTCCGGATCCCACCTGGTGCCCACCCTGTCCCAGCGGGGGCTGGACATGCTGGAGATCCCGCCGGAGGCGCTACCCGCCATGGTCTCCCAGGCCAGGCGTCAGATAGCGGAGATCCGCAGGATCTTCCTGATCTAA
- a CDS encoding diguanylate cyclase has translation MNTSRLSELERRFRMLEAERERINRILAVAVGLVPSAVEEDGHLDRILVRAADRARSLIKIGAWTCLLFSEDGMDLSRVAGQEGEVDFDAALAEMSSDGTLAWALTHPNPMFMSLPQGSFLVSALSTPSKILGVFMASLEERPEEIPEIGVAFFRTLMSYTAISIENQMRLEEVRSLNGQLKENVERLEETKRALEEANRLKDAFLAHIGHEIRNPLGGMMGLLRTTLGAELPPPVAHRMEVLLRECETLNSLLDDLLDYSKLEAGRLDITAIPFSPQALLEELASTFSVRAQDRGLEFRFFTDALPDRIMGDPRRLRQILVNLLSNSLKFTRKGHVSLSGWGGEGRVYFAVEDSGLGMGDQEMGRLFVPFSGSSSGAGLGLYLSKELANRMGGDITVRSRPGYGTVFTLDLPVRQEEGTGCPLDGLRALVLDDNNTSLSAACGVLRECGVQAVGAQSVQEALEEAEDGKFDFVLMDLNLPGGDGLSAMHRLHEALGCRVVGLTAGVSPDVEEAFLREGMLKVLRKPLDVMELAWALKHREAPQRNLQTDLLETFRADMARLEDVMLKAFREGDQDLFLKSLHEFKGAALSFGQWRGSGGASFRVPMGVGGRFGGVEFPQGMRLLVADDNPSTREGILRIFSNRGIRVLTASTGEEALEVLLKGEVDVALVDYMMPHIGGVEVIRRLREEEQCSERYTYVIMITVKDTKEDLVLAMASGADDYVVKPFDPDDLTLRVLSGTRVMEVQRKLRFMARHDQLTGLLNRRAVIEMEEREMARSVREGGSLSVAMMDIDRFKAINDTYGHLAGDQVLREVARRVGSKLRVYDVVGRYGGEEFLLILPGASLGDAKRLCERMRSAIGSEPVLYDGLQIPVTASFGVAEFVPQLTVDQLNNLADQALYLAKASGRDAVRALGAD, from the coding sequence ATGAACACCTCGAGGTTGTCGGAGCTGGAGCGCCGCTTCCGGATGCTGGAGGCGGAGAGGGAGAGGATAAACCGGATCCTGGCGGTGGCGGTCGGGCTGGTGCCCTCCGCGGTGGAGGAGGATGGGCACCTGGACCGGATCCTGGTGAGGGCCGCCGACCGGGCCAGGTCGCTGATAAAGATAGGGGCTTGGACCTGCCTGCTCTTCTCCGAGGACGGCATGGACCTATCCCGGGTGGCTGGGCAGGAGGGGGAGGTGGACTTCGACGCCGCCCTGGCGGAGATGTCCTCCGACGGCACCCTGGCCTGGGCGCTCACCCACCCGAACCCCATGTTCATGTCCCTCCCCCAGGGTAGCTTCCTGGTCTCCGCCCTGAGCACCCCGTCGAAGATCCTGGGGGTCTTCATGGCATCCCTGGAGGAGAGGCCCGAGGAGATCCCGGAGATAGGGGTTGCCTTCTTCCGGACCCTGATGTCCTACACCGCCATATCCATAGAGAACCAGATGCGGCTCGAGGAGGTCCGGTCCCTCAACGGGCAGCTGAAGGAGAACGTGGAGAGGTTGGAGGAGACCAAGAGGGCCCTGGAGGAGGCCAACCGCCTCAAGGACGCCTTCCTGGCCCACATAGGGCACGAGATCCGAAACCCCCTGGGGGGGATGATGGGGCTCCTCAGGACCACCCTGGGGGCGGAGCTGCCCCCGCCGGTGGCCCACCGGATGGAGGTGCTGCTTCGGGAGTGCGAGACGTTGAACAGCCTCCTGGACGACCTGCTGGACTACTCCAAGCTGGAGGCGGGGCGGCTCGACATCACCGCCATCCCCTTCTCCCCCCAGGCGCTTTTGGAGGAGCTGGCCAGCACCTTCTCGGTCCGGGCCCAGGACCGGGGGCTGGAGTTCCGGTTCTTCACCGACGCCCTGCCGGACCGGATCATGGGGGATCCCAGGCGGCTCCGTCAGATCCTGGTGAACCTGCTGTCCAACTCCCTTAAGTTCACCCGCAAGGGGCACGTGTCCCTCTCCGGCTGGGGAGGGGAGGGCAGGGTCTACTTCGCGGTGGAGGACAGCGGCCTGGGCATGGGGGACCAGGAGATGGGGCGCCTCTTCGTGCCCTTCTCGGGGAGCTCCTCCGGCGCCGGGCTGGGGCTGTACCTGTCCAAGGAGCTGGCCAACCGGATGGGGGGGGACATAACGGTCCGTTCCAGGCCCGGGTACGGGACGGTCTTCACCCTTGACCTGCCGGTCCGCCAGGAGGAGGGGACCGGGTGCCCCCTGGACGGGCTAAGGGCCCTGGTGCTGGACGACAACAACACCAGCCTCTCCGCCGCCTGCGGGGTGCTCAGGGAGTGTGGGGTTCAGGCGGTGGGGGCCCAGTCCGTCCAGGAGGCCCTGGAGGAGGCGGAGGATGGTAAGTTCGACTTCGTGCTGATGGACCTTAACCTCCCCGGTGGGGATGGGCTCTCGGCCATGCACCGGCTTCATGAGGCCCTGGGGTGTCGGGTGGTGGGCCTCACCGCCGGGGTATCCCCCGACGTGGAGGAGGCGTTCCTCCGGGAGGGGATGCTCAAGGTCTTGAGGAAGCCCCTGGACGTGATGGAGCTGGCCTGGGCGCTGAAGCATCGGGAGGCGCCCCAGCGGAACCTGCAGACGGACCTGCTGGAGACCTTCCGGGCGGACATGGCCCGCCTGGAGGACGTGATGCTCAAGGCCTTCCGGGAGGGGGATCAGGACCTGTTCCTCAAGTCCCTTCACGAGTTCAAGGGGGCGGCTCTCTCCTTCGGCCAGTGGCGCGGATCCGGCGGGGCCTCCTTTAGGGTCCCCATGGGGGTCGGCGGCCGCTTCGGCGGTGTGGAGTTCCCCCAGGGCATGAGGCTGCTGGTAGCGGACGACAACCCATCCACCCGGGAGGGGATCCTGCGGATCTTCTCCAACCGGGGCATAAGGGTGCTCACCGCCTCCACCGGGGAGGAGGCCCTGGAGGTGCTCCTAAAGGGTGAGGTGGATGTGGCCCTCGTGGACTACATGATGCCCCACATCGGCGGGGTGGAGGTCATAAGGCGCCTTCGGGAGGAGGAGCAGTGCAGCGAGAGGTACACGTACGTGATCATGATCACCGTTAAGGACACCAAGGAGGACCTGGTGCTCGCCATGGCCTCCGGGGCGGACGACTACGTGGTGAAGCCCTTCGATCCCGATGACCTGACCCTTCGGGTCCTCTCGGGCACCCGGGTGATGGAGGTGCAGCGGAAGCTGAGGTTCATGGCCCGGCACGACCAGCTGACCGGGCTGCTCAACCGCCGGGCGGTGATAGAGATGGAGGAGCGGGAGATGGCCCGGTCCGTCCGGGAGGGGGGCAGCCTGTCGGTGGCCATGATGGACATAGACCGGTTCAAGGCCATAAACGACACCTACGGGCACCTGGCGGGGGACCAGGTCCTCCGGGAGGTGGCCCGCCGGGTCGGCTCAAAGCTTAGGGTCTACGACGTGGTGGGCCGCTACGGGGGGGAGGAGTTCCTCCTGATCCTGCCCGGTGCCTCCCTGGGGGACGCCAAGCGGCTCTGCGAGAGGATGAGGAGCGCCATAGGATCCGAGCCGGTGCTGTACGACGGGCTCCAGATACCGGTCACCGCCAGCTTCGGCGTGGCGGAGTTCGTGCCGCAGCTGACGGTGGACCAGCTCAACAACCTGGCGGACCAGGCGCTCTACCTGGCCAAGGCGTCCGGGAGGGACGCGGTGAGGGCCCTGGGGGCCGATTAG
- a CDS encoding MFS transporter codes for MTERKDRGGWPVVLYVVLVAAYFMSNFFRVSPAVLLPRLAREMGMTAGVTGFISSLFFYAYGGVQPLCGSLNDRYGPMRIGALGMLICAVGTFMFSFADSPASLGVARMLTGLGLGPIFSGVLVHQAHGFPKERYPMLTGLTIALGNLGAVVSVVPLGLALDSMGRFNTFLLLGIVSAGIALVLWVLKGHDPVTSSGGKGPMLKGLKEGMRILVSGHRGIKVAALLWASAVGVQLSLQGLWGVAWFEEAYRCGPSAARNWATMIGIGMMAGTLLGGPLASMARGRRSSFAAIGGSVAASWGLFLALMALRAPIWASGWAGALMGITTGGAVVAANSAINDLVDRERIGALLGAANMMVFALVILCQWGSGLMIEAFGGQSHGAFLKAYGIMALFLLACTLPILTVRSFKRS; via the coding sequence TTGACTGAGCGGAAGGACCGGGGCGGCTGGCCGGTGGTGCTCTACGTGGTGCTGGTGGCCGCCTACTTCATGTCCAACTTCTTCAGGGTATCCCCGGCGGTGCTCCTGCCCCGGCTGGCCAGGGAGATGGGGATGACCGCAGGGGTTACGGGCTTCATATCGAGCCTTTTCTTCTACGCCTACGGGGGGGTGCAGCCCCTTTGCGGCTCCCTAAACGACCGGTACGGCCCCATGAGGATCGGCGCCTTGGGGATGCTCATCTGCGCGGTGGGCACCTTCATGTTCTCCTTCGCGGACAGTCCCGCAAGCCTTGGGGTGGCCCGGATGCTCACCGGCCTGGGGCTTGGCCCCATCTTCTCCGGGGTCCTGGTGCACCAGGCCCACGGGTTCCCCAAGGAGAGGTACCCCATGCTGACGGGGCTCACCATCGCCCTGGGCAACCTGGGGGCGGTGGTCTCCGTGGTGCCCCTGGGGCTTGCGCTGGACTCCATGGGCCGGTTCAACACCTTCCTCCTCCTGGGGATCGTGAGCGCCGGGATCGCCCTGGTCCTCTGGGTCCTCAAGGGGCACGATCCGGTGACCTCCTCCGGGGGCAAGGGGCCCATGCTTAAGGGGCTCAAGGAGGGGATGAGGATCCTGGTCTCCGGGCACCGGGGAATAAAGGTGGCGGCGCTGCTCTGGGCCTCCGCGGTGGGGGTGCAGCTCTCCCTCCAGGGCCTATGGGGGGTGGCGTGGTTCGAGGAGGCATACCGGTGCGGCCCCTCCGCCGCCAGGAACTGGGCCACCATGATAGGCATAGGGATGATGGCGGGCACCCTCCTTGGGGGGCCGTTGGCCTCCATGGCCCGGGGCCGGCGATCCTCCTTCGCCGCCATAGGCGGGTCCGTGGCGGCCTCCTGGGGGCTCTTCCTGGCCCTGATGGCCCTGCGGGCCCCCATCTGGGCCTCCGGATGGGCCGGGGCCCTCATGGGGATCACCACCGGCGGGGCGGTGGTGGCCGCCAACTCCGCCATAAACGACCTGGTGGACCGGGAGAGGATCGGGGCCCTCCTGGGGGCGGCCAACATGATGGTCTTCGCCCTGGTGATCCTCTGCCAGTGGGGCTCGGGGCTCATGATCGAGGCCTTCGGGGGGCAGAGCCACGGGGCGTTCCTCAAGGCCTACGGCATCATGGCCCTCTTCCTCCTGGCCTGCACCCTGCCGATCCTCACCGTCAGGTCCTTCAAACGGAGCTAA
- a CDS encoding molybdopterin-dependent oxidoreductase, with the protein MSTLKILSACAFDCPDACGFEAQWGSSQVRGRDDHPYTRGFVCRKLTKLLDALEGPRPTQPMLREGGVLNPISWDRALSILAGRIESAVKRDPRRILWGTGSGNLLMTNCLLDLFSQRLGGFTGLAGSLCGGEGGHGLSLSYPVRRHVPPEEVLESRRILLWGRNVAETNVHFVPLIARARAMGAKVGYLDVRPTRTHGLADVAWTLRPGSDLALGAFLCGEVLRGGGGPVGEFRGLEEFEGSIRWATRQEVGRLTGLSSQELDEILQFVTSDGPLSLWAGWAMQRRQGGDLLMRVLDSLVFLLGSQGVPGGGMVFSADDGAPFPPGFAEGCFSRLAPRPVVGPWLKGAQDPPVELVIFSRCNPVTQTQGVEDLLELMDREDPFFVCLDWRLSATASRSHLFIPVAPFPEQPDGLVFSYWHDLLQVTRPVRRSPCPSEADLLDSILRMLGFDPCVRGSFEPFVRQVLSNPGLVPVAEGIWRFPHPDRNRGAFSFPLVPPVGPAGDSLTLVTPHRFDAVNGGGCESWAEGDGLVFRLSPREASRLGLRDRQRVAVRSPWGEVRGVLRVEEGVAPGTCWTHSGQRGVNLLVGPQLTDRWNCCLSQVEVELRPL; encoded by the coding sequence GTGTCAACGTTGAAGATCCTTTCCGCCTGCGCCTTCGATTGTCCCGACGCCTGCGGTTTCGAGGCCCAGTGGGGTTCCAGCCAGGTCAGGGGCAGGGATGACCACCCCTACACCCGGGGGTTCGTGTGCAGGAAGCTGACGAAGCTACTGGATGCCCTGGAGGGCCCCAGGCCCACCCAGCCCATGCTCCGGGAGGGAGGGGTTTTGAACCCCATCTCCTGGGATCGGGCCCTGTCCATCCTGGCGGGGCGCATCGAATCGGCGGTGAAGCGGGATCCCCGGCGGATCCTGTGGGGGACCGGGTCCGGCAACCTGCTTATGACCAACTGTCTGCTGGACCTCTTCTCCCAGCGCCTCGGGGGCTTCACCGGCCTTGCGGGGTCCCTTTGCGGCGGCGAGGGGGGACACGGCCTGTCCCTCTCCTACCCGGTCAGGCGGCACGTGCCCCCCGAGGAGGTGCTGGAGAGCCGCCGGATCCTCCTCTGGGGCCGCAACGTGGCGGAGACCAACGTCCACTTTGTTCCCCTCATAGCCCGGGCCAGGGCCATGGGGGCCAAGGTGGGATACCTGGACGTGAGGCCCACCAGGACTCATGGGCTGGCGGACGTGGCGTGGACATTGAGGCCCGGCTCGGACCTGGCCCTGGGGGCCTTCCTGTGCGGGGAGGTCTTGAGGGGCGGGGGAGGTCCCGTGGGGGAGTTCCGGGGTCTGGAGGAGTTCGAGGGGTCCATCCGGTGGGCCACCCGGCAGGAGGTCGGCCGTCTCACCGGTCTTTCGTCCCAAGAACTGGACGAGATCCTCCAGTTCGTCACCTCCGACGGGCCCCTCAGCCTCTGGGCCGGCTGGGCCATGCAGCGCCGCCAGGGGGGGGACTTGCTCATGCGGGTCTTGGATTCGCTGGTCTTCCTCCTGGGCTCCCAGGGGGTTCCCGGAGGAGGGATGGTGTTCAGCGCCGACGACGGGGCCCCTTTCCCCCCGGGCTTCGCCGAAGGCTGCTTCTCCCGCCTGGCGCCGCGGCCCGTCGTGGGGCCCTGGCTAAAGGGGGCCCAGGATCCGCCGGTTGAGCTGGTGATCTTCTCCCGCTGCAACCCGGTTACCCAGACCCAGGGGGTGGAGGACCTGTTGGAGCTGATGGACCGGGAAGACCCCTTCTTCGTATGCCTGGACTGGCGGCTCTCCGCCACCGCATCGAGGTCCCACCTCTTCATCCCCGTGGCCCCCTTCCCGGAGCAACCGGATGGGCTGGTGTTCAGCTACTGGCACGATCTGCTCCAGGTCACCCGGCCCGTCAGGAGGTCCCCATGCCCATCCGAGGCGGATCTGCTGGATTCCATCCTCCGGATGCTGGGCTTTGACCCCTGCGTCCGGGGCTCCTTCGAGCCCTTCGTCAGGCAAGTGCTCTCCAACCCGGGGCTGGTCCCCGTGGCGGAGGGCATATGGCGCTTCCCCCACCCGGACAGGAACCGGGGAGCCTTCTCCTTCCCTCTGGTCCCCCCAGTCGGCCCAGCCGGGGATAGTCTCACACTGGTGACACCCCACCGGTTCGACGCGGTGAACGGCGGCGGCTGCGAGTCCTGGGCGGAGGGGGATGGGCTGGTCTTCCGCCTGTCTCCCCGGGAGGCCTCGAGGCTGGGCCTACGGGACCGGCAGCGGGTGGCGGTCCGCTCCCCCTGGGGGGAGGTGCGGGGGGTGCTTAGGGTGGAGGAGGGGGTGGCCCCCGGAACCTGCTGGACCCACTCGGGGCAGCGGGGGGTCAACCTCCTCGTGGGGCCCCAGCTGACGGACCGCTGGAACTGCTGCCTGAGCCAGGTGGAGGTGGAGCTGAGGCCCCTCTAG
- a CDS encoding M20 family metallopeptidase: protein MIELNHHDQLLARVLDFLDRNREEAVRMSDRICDHPELGGEEVRTSGEFARALREGGFRVKTGILDLPTAFHATWGRGPVNVALLAEMDALPEIGHGCGHNLHGTASVFAALALKEALREEDATIHVFGTPAEETNGSKVEMARAGLFDEMDLALMFHCCSGGSYVDYRSMAIDSLEFTFSGRTAHAAAAPWEGRNGLNGVILLFHALDMLRQHVRPHVRMHGIITHGGAAPNIVPHEARAHWYFRAPTREELDQLVERVKAIAHGCAAATETEVSYRYNEASFDHMRPNPPAEEAMERILTELGFRLRKGPGPSGSSDVGNVSRRCPALQPELSISDREIPLHSREFALATKSEGGHRALIQGAKALAWMGLDVIFNPQLRERIRRAFESPTTHG, encoded by the coding sequence GTGATCGAATTGAACCATCACGACCAGTTGCTGGCCAGGGTCTTGGACTTCCTGGATCGAAACCGGGAGGAGGCGGTCCGCATGTCGGACCGGATATGCGACCATCCGGAGCTGGGGGGGGAGGAGGTGCGGACCTCCGGCGAGTTCGCCCGGGCGCTCCGGGAGGGGGGCTTCCGGGTGAAGACGGGGATACTGGACCTCCCCACCGCCTTTCACGCCACCTGGGGGAGGGGGCCGGTCAACGTGGCACTCCTGGCGGAGATGGACGCCCTGCCGGAGATAGGCCACGGGTGCGGCCACAACCTGCACGGCACCGCCTCGGTCTTCGCCGCCCTGGCGCTCAAGGAGGCCCTGAGGGAGGAGGACGCCACGATCCACGTGTTCGGCACTCCGGCGGAGGAGACCAATGGCTCAAAGGTGGAGATGGCCCGGGCGGGGCTCTTCGACGAGATGGACCTGGCGCTCATGTTCCACTGCTGCTCCGGCGGGAGCTACGTGGACTACAGATCAATGGCCATTGACTCCCTGGAGTTCACCTTCTCGGGACGCACCGCCCACGCGGCGGCGGCCCCCTGGGAGGGGCGGAACGGGTTGAACGGGGTTATCCTGCTCTTCCACGCCCTGGACATGCTGAGGCAGCACGTAAGACCCCACGTCAGGATGCACGGGATCATCACCCACGGGGGCGCGGCCCCCAACATCGTTCCCCACGAGGCCCGGGCCCACTGGTACTTCCGGGCCCCCACCCGGGAGGAGCTGGACCAGCTGGTGGAGCGGGTGAAGGCCATAGCCCACGGTTGCGCCGCCGCCACCGAGACGGAGGTTTCCTACCGCTACAACGAGGCCAGCTTCGATCACATGAGGCCTAACCCCCCGGCGGAGGAGGCCATGGAGCGGATCCTGACGGAGCTGGGCTTCCGCCTCCGGAAGGGCCCGGGCCCCAGCGGATCCAGCGACGTGGGCAACGTGAGCCGCCGGTGCCCGGCCCTTCAGCCGGAGCTGTCCATATCCGACCGGGAGATCCCCCTCCACTCCCGGGAGTTCGCCCTGGCCACCAAGTCGGAGGGGGGACACCGGGCCCTGATCCAGGGGGCAAAGGCCCTGGCCTGGATGGGCCTTGATGTGATCTTCAACCCCCAGCTCCGGGAGCGGATCCGCCGGGCCTTCGAATCCCCCACCACCCACGGCTAG